One segment of Brassica napus cultivar Da-Ae chromosome C3, Da-Ae, whole genome shotgun sequence DNA contains the following:
- the LOC106453089 gene encoding CDK-activating kinase assembly factor MAT1 isoform X2, whose amino-acid sequence MVLVSNSSHQNKEIHIRRRISEIYNKREEDFPSLKDYNDYLEEVELFDLVDGINVEAIEEKIKKYSQENAEQIMINRARKAEDLTAALAACKAQQPQTDADTSTKNGTTSGTAYSQAPRPTGMGPQPVPIGGGGADHQRYSMEDEAMMRLKAERATRAGGFSLEISKKRALEEAFASIWV is encoded by the exons ATGGTGTTGGTGTCTAATTCTAGCCATCAAAACAAGGAAATTCATATCAGAAGGAGAATCTCTGAGAt ATACAATAAAAGGGAAGAGGATTTTCCATCACTTAAGGACTACAATGACTACTTGGAAGAAGTGGAGT TATTCGATCTGGTAGATGGAATCAATGTTGAGGCCATTGAAGAGAAGATAAAGAAGTACTCTCAAGAGAATGCTGAACAGATTATGATCAACCGAGCCCGCAAG GCTGAGGATTTAACTGCAGCCTTGGCGGCGTGCAAGGCTCAACAACCACAAACTGATGCTGACACG TCTACAAAAAATGGGACTACGTCTGGAACTGCATACAGTCAGGCTCCAAGACCAACGGGAATGGGACCACAACCTGTACCtataggaggaggaggagcagaTCATCAACGTTACTCAATGGAAGACGAAGCGATGATGAGGCTCAAGGCAGAGAGAGCTACACGGGCTGGAGGATTTTCTTTAGAGATAAGCAAGAAGAGGGCTTTGGAAGAAGCATTTGCAAGCATTTGGGTTTGA
- the LOC106453089 gene encoding CDK-activating kinase assembly factor MAT1 isoform X1: MVLVSNSSHQNKEIHIRRRISEIYNKREEDFPSLKDYNDYLEEVECMVFDLVDGINVEAIEEKIKKYSQENAEQIMINRARKAEDLTAALAACKAQQPQTDADTSTKNGTTSGTAYSQAPRPTGMGPQPVPIGGGGADHQRYSMEDEAMMRLKAERATRAGGFSLEISKKRALEEAFASIWV; the protein is encoded by the exons ATGGTGTTGGTGTCTAATTCTAGCCATCAAAACAAGGAAATTCATATCAGAAGGAGAATCTCTGAGAt ATACAATAAAAGGGAAGAGGATTTTCCATCACTTAAGGACTACAATGACTACTTGGAAGAAGTGGAGTGCATGG TATTCGATCTGGTAGATGGAATCAATGTTGAGGCCATTGAAGAGAAGATAAAGAAGTACTCTCAAGAGAATGCTGAACAGATTATGATCAACCGAGCCCGCAAG GCTGAGGATTTAACTGCAGCCTTGGCGGCGTGCAAGGCTCAACAACCACAAACTGATGCTGACACG TCTACAAAAAATGGGACTACGTCTGGAACTGCATACAGTCAGGCTCCAAGACCAACGGGAATGGGACCACAACCTGTACCtataggaggaggaggagcagaTCATCAACGTTACTCAATGGAAGACGAAGCGATGATGAGGCTCAAGGCAGAGAGAGCTACACGGGCTGGAGGATTTTCTTTAGAGATAAGCAAGAAGAGGGCTTTGGAAGAAGCATTTGCAAGCATTTGGGTTTGA